One Sulfolobus sp. S-194 DNA segment encodes these proteins:
- a CDS encoding VWA domain-containing protein yields MTISLKIKSSHSYVSIEKSTQVSLIIRIVPETFVQFTGIHYVILIDNSPSMRKDNKLDVAIAAANKLSYEIPPGNYISIYLFSNDLEKIYEGPSGNPIALQNVKKGYTTNLHKALSKILQQLAYVQLPVKLIILSDGKPTDKRNVKEYEGLQVPPNVQIISVGIGRDYNELILKRMADKGSGVYYHIEDPTQLPSVFAQQKISEVAGYNFVLNVPPGFEVINYEVPVNIPIIDRTISIYAIGTIPPGTQPVQLIFTGSYYDPAKRVNVTINEQLVLQRGNEVQVVQGVNQGILSEVRYYSLLKQYSNAITSGSKDATVIAQELRVAAEQTRREDLIEETRRLTGDSKTDLSEVTRTMRKS; encoded by the coding sequence ATGACTATAAGTCTAAAAATTAAATCCTCACACAGCTATGTTAGTATTGAAAAATCTACTCAAGTCAGCCTTATAATTAGGATTGTTCCCGAGACTTTTGTTCAATTTACTGGTATTCACTATGTAATTCTTATTGATAATAGCCCTTCTATGCGTAAAGACAATAAATTAGATGTTGCTATAGCTGCTGCAAATAAACTTTCTTATGAGATTCCACCAGGAAACTATATTTCAATTTATCTTTTCTCTAATGATTTAGAGAAAATTTATGAAGGACCATCGGGTAATCCTATAGCGTTGCAAAATGTTAAGAAAGGATATACTACTAATTTACATAAAGCCTTAAGTAAAATTTTACAACAGTTAGCTTACGTTCAATTACCAGTTAAATTGATTATATTATCTGATGGTAAACCTACTGATAAGAGAAATGTAAAGGAGTATGAAGGACTTCAAGTACCCCCAAACGTTCAGATTATTTCGGTCGGAATCGGAAGAGACTATAATGAACTTATATTGAAGAGAATGGCGGATAAAGGTTCTGGAGTATATTATCATATAGAAGATCCTACTCAATTACCGTCAGTATTTGCTCAACAAAAGATTAGTGAAGTTGCTGGCTATAATTTTGTCTTAAATGTTCCGCCAGGTTTTGAGGTTATTAACTATGAGGTTCCAGTAAATATTCCAATAATTGATAGAACTATATCAATTTATGCAATTGGTACAATACCTCCCGGAACTCAGCCTGTTCAGCTAATATTTACTGGAAGTTATTACGATCCAGCAAAGAGAGTTAACGTTACTATCAATGAGCAATTAGTTTTACAAAGAGGTAATGAGGTTCAAGTTGTGCAAGGTGTAAATCAAGGTATTTTATCTGAAGTCAGATACTATAGTCTGCTTAAGCAATACAGTAACGCTATAACAAGCGGAAGTAAAGATGCTACAGTAATAGCACAAGAACTCAGAGTAGCAGCTGAGCAAACAAGAAGGGAAGATTTAATAGAAGAAACTAGAAGGCTCACTGGTGATTCAAAGACAGATTTATCTGAAGTTACGAGAACTATGAGAAAAAGTTAA
- the acnA gene encoding aconitate hydratase AcnA, giving the protein MQFQISKLEENVHYYPLSQLEQYGINIRKYPYSIRVLIENVIRNFDGKKITEDDLEAILKWQVGMEFSFFPTRVVMQDYTGVPLLVDLAAMRDEMKRKGKDPKIVNPVVPADLIIDHSIQVDYYGTSYALSWNMKKEFERNLERYQFLKWAQLSFRNLRVIPPGKGIIHQVNLEYLSKVIDVREVKGVQTAFPEIVIGTDSHTTMANGISVLSWGVGGLEAEAVLLGEPYTMTVPEVIGVKLVGEINEGVTPTDIVLYITEVLRKKGVVGKFVEFFGPSLSKLSVPDRATIANMAPEYGATVGYFPIDSQTLKYLAGTGRDYRIVETYAKSQGLFYDDVPSYTEIVEIDLSKIEPSVAGPRNPDERVPLKEMKKRNEKKEKKSGNVVNDNDVVLTAITSCTNTSNPTVMIGAGLLAKKAVEHGLRVKPYVKTSTAPGSPIVVEYLKESGLLPYLEALGFHIVGFGCTTCIGNAGPLPKVVEEDVKKYGLEVYGVISGNRNFEGRVNPLLKGVYLASPILVVAYALAGRIDIDFDNEPIGYDPNGIPVYLKDIWPSLHEISEYINLSFNPELYKKRYEKIFEGDENWKSLKVSESETYSWDTSSTYIKEPPWFVIPTSKLDDILNARILLLLGDKVTTDHISPAGPILEDSVAGKYLRLLGVKELNTYGARRGNHEVMLRGGFANPKLKNLLVDKEGGYTKHFPDGKVMSVYEASELYKNEGVPLVVVAGKQYGSGSSRDWAAKVTALLGIRAVLAESFERIHRSNLVAMGVLPIQIPDWRSLGIKGDEIINIHGLKDLTPKKKVKIEFRSSSGEVKVVEGLVRVDTNVELEYVREGGVLKYVMNKLLYES; this is encoded by the coding sequence ATGCAGTTTCAGATTTCTAAGCTGGAAGAAAATGTTCATTATTATCCATTAAGCCAACTTGAACAATATGGTATAAATATTCGTAAATATCCCTACTCTATCAGAGTTCTAATAGAAAACGTGATTAGGAATTTTGATGGGAAAAAAATAACTGAGGATGATTTAGAAGCTATATTAAAATGGCAAGTAGGAATGGAATTTTCATTTTTCCCTACTAGAGTTGTAATGCAAGATTACACTGGTGTACCATTACTTGTTGACTTGGCAGCAATGAGGGATGAAATGAAAAGAAAGGGTAAAGATCCGAAAATTGTTAACCCGGTTGTTCCGGCAGATTTAATAATTGATCATTCTATTCAAGTTGACTATTATGGTACTTCTTATGCATTATCTTGGAATATGAAAAAAGAATTTGAAAGAAATTTAGAAAGATATCAGTTTTTAAAATGGGCACAATTAAGCTTTAGGAATTTAAGAGTTATTCCTCCAGGTAAGGGTATAATTCATCAAGTAAACTTAGAGTATTTAAGTAAAGTAATTGATGTGAGAGAAGTCAAAGGGGTACAGACGGCTTTTCCAGAAATAGTAATTGGGACCGACTCTCATACTACAATGGCTAATGGTATTAGTGTATTATCATGGGGTGTTGGAGGTTTAGAAGCTGAAGCCGTACTTTTAGGCGAACCTTATACAATGACAGTCCCAGAAGTTATTGGAGTTAAATTAGTTGGTGAAATCAATGAGGGTGTAACTCCAACGGATATAGTTCTTTATATTACCGAGGTTTTGAGGAAAAAAGGAGTTGTTGGTAAATTTGTTGAATTCTTTGGTCCCTCACTATCAAAACTTTCTGTGCCAGATAGGGCGACCATAGCTAATATGGCACCAGAGTATGGTGCCACTGTAGGTTACTTCCCAATAGATTCACAGACTTTAAAATATTTAGCTGGTACTGGAAGAGACTATAGGATAGTTGAAACATATGCGAAATCCCAAGGATTATTCTATGATGATGTTCCTAGTTACACAGAAATAGTCGAGATAGATCTAAGTAAAATTGAACCTTCTGTTGCAGGTCCTAGAAATCCGGATGAGAGAGTTCCATTAAAAGAAATGAAGAAGAGAAATGAGAAGAAGGAGAAAAAGAGTGGAAACGTAGTAAACGATAATGATGTCGTCCTAACCGCAATAACTAGCTGTACAAATACATCAAATCCAACAGTTATGATTGGGGCTGGATTATTAGCGAAGAAGGCTGTAGAACATGGTTTAAGAGTTAAACCCTATGTAAAGACTAGCACTGCACCGGGATCACCAATTGTTGTAGAATATCTTAAGGAATCTGGCTTACTTCCATATCTTGAAGCCCTAGGTTTTCATATTGTCGGGTTTGGTTGTACAACATGTATTGGTAATGCAGGACCCTTGCCTAAAGTAGTAGAAGAAGATGTAAAGAAATATGGGCTAGAAGTTTATGGTGTAATCAGTGGTAATAGGAATTTTGAAGGAAGAGTAAATCCCCTTCTCAAAGGAGTTTATCTAGCTTCACCAATCCTAGTTGTTGCTTATGCATTAGCAGGGAGAATTGATATAGATTTTGATAATGAACCAATTGGTTACGACCCTAACGGTATACCAGTTTACTTAAAAGATATCTGGCCTTCTCTTCATGAAATTAGTGAATATATTAATCTTTCCTTTAACCCAGAACTTTACAAGAAGAGATATGAAAAAATATTCGAAGGAGATGAGAACTGGAAATCCCTAAAGGTTAGTGAGAGCGAGACTTACAGTTGGGATACCAGCTCAACATATATAAAAGAACCTCCATGGTTTGTTATACCAACTTCTAAACTTGATGATATACTGAACGCAAGAATTTTACTTTTGCTTGGAGATAAAGTAACTACTGATCATATTTCGCCAGCTGGACCAATATTAGAAGATTCAGTTGCCGGGAAATATTTAAGACTATTGGGGGTTAAGGAATTAAATACCTATGGTGCTAGAAGAGGCAACCATGAAGTAATGTTAAGAGGAGGATTCGCGAATCCTAAGCTTAAGAATCTCCTAGTTGATAAGGAGGGTGGATATACTAAGCACTTCCCAGATGGGAAAGTAATGAGTGTTTATGAGGCTTCTGAGTTATATAAGAATGAAGGAGTACCTCTAGTGGTTGTTGCTGGTAAACAGTATGGAAGTGGAAGTTCAAGAGATTGGGCAGCTAAAGTTACAGCACTATTAGGAATTAGGGCCGTTTTAGCTGAAAGTTTCGAAAGGATTCACAGAAGTAACCTAGTAGCTATGGGGGTTTTGCCAATTCAGATACCAGACTGGAGATCATTGGGTATAAAAGGTGATGAAATTATAAATATTCACGGTTTGAAGGATTTAACGCCAAAGAAGAAGGTTAAGATTGAGTTTAGATCTTCAAGCGGCGAAGTGAAAGTTGTAGAAGGTTTAGTAAGAGTTGATACTAATGTTGAATTGGAATACGTACGTGAAGGTGGGGTTTTAAAGTATGTCATGAATAAATTATTATATGAGAGTTAG
- a CDS encoding AbrB/MazE/SpoVT family DNA-binding domain-containing protein, whose protein sequence is MPVEDIVKVSRNFQVTIPARIRQKVKVREGDLVRVIYDENENVVKIIPISREELEKL, encoded by the coding sequence ATGCCAGTTGAAGATATTGTAAAGGTCTCAAGAAATTTCCAAGTTACAATACCGGCTAGAATAAGGCAAAAAGTTAAAGTAAGAGAGGGAGATTTAGTTAGAGTGATATACGACGAGAATGAAAATGTTGTCAAAATTATTCCTATTAGCAGAGAAGAATTAGAAAAACTTTAA
- a CDS encoding zinc metalloprotease HtpX, with product MEIGTSLKINIIVALFLTIVSEGIFSLIIINFLRIPVIFSMVFLLILWLVQWLISPYLVERNSVEVTRDDPSYGWVYDLVENVARRAGIKTPRVFLVDEPYPNAFAYGNYVTGKRIGITIPLLQILTTEELESVIGHEIGHIKHNDVEIGLAIGLIPSILGFISNILLTLGWATLIFAVDEFDILVGLTMLAIGGVLFVITFFLQLFVLWFNRLRESFADYFSYELFKERAWSLAKALAKIEIYMQNVRLDPFRGIIVTIPPTKVKETDPDLLIEDLLREKTSIFSDILSTHPHPAKRIKMIYKLTKPMIF from the coding sequence GTGGAAATAGGTACTTCATTAAAAATTAATATAATTGTAGCATTATTTTTAACGATAGTTTCAGAGGGAATATTTTCCTTAATAATTATAAATTTTCTCAGAATTCCAGTTATCTTTTCTATGGTATTTCTACTCATATTATGGCTAGTACAATGGCTAATATCTCCGTACTTAGTAGAAAGAAATTCAGTTGAGGTTACTAGAGATGATCCTAGTTACGGATGGGTTTATGATTTAGTTGAGAATGTAGCAAGGAGAGCTGGTATTAAAACTCCTAGAGTGTTTCTAGTTGATGAACCTTATCCTAACGCATTTGCTTATGGAAATTATGTTACTGGGAAGAGAATTGGAATAACTATTCCGCTACTTCAAATTCTCACTACAGAAGAGCTTGAGAGTGTGATAGGACATGAAATTGGGCATATTAAACATAATGATGTTGAAATAGGATTAGCTATAGGTTTAATACCATCAATTCTAGGTTTCATCAGTAATATATTACTTACTTTGGGATGGGCTACCCTAATATTTGCTGTTGATGAGTTTGATATACTAGTTGGCCTAACTATGCTGGCAATTGGCGGAGTCCTATTTGTTATAACTTTCTTCCTTCAACTATTTGTATTATGGTTTAATAGGCTAAGAGAAAGCTTCGCAGATTACTTTTCTTATGAACTATTTAAAGAGAGAGCGTGGAGTTTGGCTAAAGCTTTGGCTAAAATAGAAATTTACATGCAAAACGTCAGGTTAGATCCCTTCAGAGGAATCATAGTTACTATTCCACCGACAAAAGTAAAGGAAACTGACCCAGATCTTCTTATTGAGGATCTACTAAGAGAAAAAACAAGTATCTTTTCCGATATCCTATCTACTCATCCGCATCCAGC
- a CDS encoding single- stranded DNA-binding family protein, with protein MPKEDETRDLERAEEYEQTIARATAIGKNKMELSTGLIIAARYADKLRRVALVAFSKMVPKDIIIRDISELNKQLYDVIVNQMKIDKLDVVRILVDAEYDEQNQKLVFSNVRIIRYLTEEQCNKKYEEVSKQLEEYKKKYEELSKQVEEFKEKIRQVEEALKALT; from the coding sequence ATGCCAAAAGAAGATGAAACAAGAGATTTAGAGAGAGCAGAAGAATATGAGCAAACAATAGCTAGGGCTACGGCTATTGGAAAAAACAAGATGGAATTAAGCACTGGATTAATAATTGCAGCTAGATATGCTGATAAACTTAGAAGAGTTGCTTTAGTTGCATTTAGTAAAATGGTTCCAAAGGATATTATTATACGAGATATTTCTGAACTTAATAAACAATTATACGATGTAATAGTTAATCAAATGAAAATTGATAAGTTAGATGTAGTAAGAATTCTTGTAGATGCAGAATATGATGAGCAGAATCAAAAACTAGTTTTCAGTAATGTGAGAATAATTAGATATCTCACAGAAGAACAATGTAACAAAAAGTATGAGGAAGTGAGTAAACAGTTGGAAGAGTACAAGAAAAAGTATGAGGAATTAAGTAAGCAAGTAGAAGAATTTAAGGAAAAAATAAGACAAGTAGAAGAGGCTTTGAAAGCATTAACTTAA
- a CDS encoding DsbA family protein — protein sequence MIKLTFFHDVICPFCFVMSKRLKNVVREFKGEVIVKHKAFSIISSLEDLKEIAPTIEDARKVFLNEFQIVKKYFPDYDPEKVISKGKIGYVWSIPPLMACKAAEFQKGDDGHWEYFDRAQDKFFLEGEDVTQDEVLIKIAEEVGLDVEQFKKDFKSKKAKLAVIEDEEEAKAMGIHGVPAILINDVWLLRGVQSEDFLRQTIEDILEHGEPKNVKLKAFWERE from the coding sequence ATGATCAAATTAACGTTCTTTCATGATGTGATTTGTCCTTTCTGTTTCGTTATGTCTAAAAGACTTAAAAATGTAGTAAGAGAATTTAAGGGAGAAGTTATTGTTAAGCATAAGGCATTCTCTATCATTTCATCGTTAGAGGACTTGAAGGAAATAGCTCCTACAATAGAAGATGCTAGAAAAGTATTTCTTAATGAATTTCAAATAGTGAAAAAATATTTTCCAGATTACGATCCAGAGAAGGTTATTAGTAAGGGTAAAATAGGCTATGTGTGGTCAATCCCACCTTTGATGGCATGTAAAGCAGCAGAATTTCAAAAAGGTGATGATGGTCATTGGGAATACTTTGATAGAGCCCAAGACAAGTTCTTCTTAGAGGGAGAAGATGTTACACAGGACGAAGTTCTTATTAAAATTGCAGAAGAAGTTGGATTAGATGTGGAACAGTTCAAGAAGGATTTCAAATCTAAAAAAGCCAAGCTAGCTGTAATAGAGGATGAAGAAGAAGCTAAAGCGATGGGTATTCATGGTGTTCCAGCTATTTTAATTAATGATGTCTGGCTTTTGAGAGGTGTTCAATCAGAAGATTTCTTAAGACAAACAATTGAAGACATCTTAGAACACGGTGAACCGAAAAATGTTAAGCTAAAAGCTTTTTGGGAAAGAGAATAA
- a CDS encoding FHA domain-containing protein encodes MPWKCPVCGYENTDDANFCIRCGAQKPTEVQSTQPLQITQTPPPPPEQSPQQTPSPQVEAQQQAVTPPPPPPADVNQAPPSPQQAVSTPAIQQQVVTPPPNQIPPSPQQVTQKYYLLFIQTPYAGLINQKIPLSFDIFPSISVGRSPENVIIVPDPEVSRRHAVISLEGGELYIEDLNSTNGTYIYDGKLFQPVKGKQKISPNTIIKLGNQTIVKVVAE; translated from the coding sequence ATGCCATGGAAATGTCCCGTTTGTGGATATGAGAATACCGATGATGCTAATTTTTGTATTAGATGCGGTGCACAAAAACCTACAGAAGTTCAATCTACTCAGCCACTACAAATAACTCAAACACCTCCTCCACCACCAGAACAATCACCGCAACAAACTCCCTCCCCTCAAGTTGAAGCTCAACAACAAGCTGTTACACCACCTCCTCCACCACCAGCAGATGTAAATCAGGCTCCGCCATCTCCTCAACAAGCTGTTTCAACACCAGCTATTCAACAACAAGTCGTTACACCACCTCCTAACCAAATACCGCCATCTCCTCAACAAGTTACTCAAAAATATTATCTACTCTTCATCCAAACACCTTATGCTGGATTAATTAATCAAAAGATACCCCTAAGCTTTGATATATTTCCATCTATTTCAGTTGGAAGAAGTCCAGAGAATGTAATTATAGTTCCTGATCCAGAAGTATCAAGAAGACATGCAGTAATTTCACTTGAAGGAGGAGAACTTTATATTGAGGATCTTAATAGTACAAATGGAACTTATATTTATGATGGGAAACTGTTTCAACCAGTTAAAGGAAAACAAAAAATTAGTCCAAATACGATAATAAAACTTGGAAATCAGACTATTGTCAAAGTTGTAGCTGAATAA
- a CDS encoding DUF402 domain-containing protein: MRVRIRGIYATALTKLFLDNGFEIVQATPQISDRFSLPIKAEPSDVTIKEGNDKGELISIGEDIYSFLRKIFQNSFIWKSPIKLYSVIETNNCKFMNYQVEPCLDKGLVVKPPTEGRIILSSPKAVGKYSMVWRGDGKTFFSEHIRDREEKTRLLSISIPFNKKGYNVKWRSNAPFASNIVLKEELEKLAMMFDNNDFRQQGEDFIKVTMSLEDKIMLDEVRKKVLPNTIKFHHMLKMSFSNEVDEIEQTSMNNEELLYKLITEYMKIEHVKPDGRKFELKEGKVIYKEVNSDYYIIRLMRVFTGEGIYDGLNVKKEEGDYDIVEFDSRKWYQIHRYYNKDGKLKGIYVNISTPPELLRGKLRYLDLEVDVVKVGDEIRIIDLEELDKNKEIIGETMYKKIFIIIGEVKKIL, translated from the coding sequence ATGAGAGTTAGAATTAGAGGTATTTACGCTACAGCCCTAACAAAATTATTTTTAGATAATGGTTTTGAAATTGTTCAAGCCACTCCGCAGATCTCTGATCGCTTTTCTCTTCCTATTAAGGCTGAGCCTTCAGATGTTACAATTAAAGAAGGGAATGATAAAGGAGAACTAATTAGCATTGGAGAAGATATTTATTCATTTTTACGTAAAATTTTTCAGAATTCTTTTATATGGAAATCACCGATTAAACTCTATTCGGTAATCGAAACTAATAACTGTAAGTTTATGAACTATCAAGTTGAACCTTGTTTAGATAAGGGATTAGTGGTTAAACCTCCAACTGAGGGGAGAATTATTTTATCATCTCCAAAAGCAGTAGGTAAATATTCTATGGTTTGGAGAGGAGATGGTAAAACATTCTTTTCAGAACATATAAGAGATAGAGAGGAAAAAACTAGACTTCTATCTATAAGTATTCCCTTTAATAAAAAAGGATATAATGTAAAATGGAGGAGTAATGCTCCTTTTGCAAGTAATATTGTTCTTAAAGAAGAACTAGAAAAATTAGCAATGATGTTTGATAATAATGATTTTAGGCAACAAGGCGAAGATTTCATAAAAGTGACTATGTCTTTAGAAGATAAAATCATGTTAGATGAAGTAAGAAAAAAGGTATTGCCCAATACTATTAAATTTCATCATATGTTAAAAATGTCTTTTTCGAATGAGGTTGACGAGATCGAGCAAACTTCTATGAATAATGAAGAATTGCTATATAAGCTGATTACTGAATATATGAAAATTGAACATGTTAAGCCAGATGGTAGAAAGTTTGAGCTAAAAGAAGGCAAAGTTATATACAAAGAGGTTAATTCGGACTACTATATTATTAGGTTAATGAGGGTATTTACAGGAGAAGGAATTTATGATGGACTAAACGTCAAAAAGGAAGAAGGGGATTACGATATTGTTGAGTTTGATTCGAGAAAATGGTATCAGATTCATAGGTATTATAATAAGGATGGAAAGTTAAAGGGGATTTACGTTAATATTTCCACACCACCAGAATTACTCAGAGGTAAGTTAAGGTATCTTGATTTAGAGGTCGATGTTGTTAAAGTAGGTGATGAGATTAGGATTATTGATTTAGAGGAATTAGATAAGAATAAAGAGATCATAGGAGAGACAATGTATAAAAAAATATTTATCATAATAGGAGAAGTTAAAAAGATTCTTTAA
- a CDS encoding VWA domain-containing protein, whose amino-acid sequence MTISARLEFSHKYSFTSPVRGVFRLILVPERVSVATGFHYIILLDTSGSMAGIKIETAKQGALQLLNKIPPGNKITFITFSSTVNTLIEFADTSGSIGETISSVTAQGNTVLYTALSTAIQIAKKHEMPGYIILLTDGNPTDLTNTDAYEKLQFPDGFKVISFGIGDDYNEQLLKILVDKTGGILNHIQDPMEIANSLPQAAVTQIGAKNVIVEINSPSPVKLLNYSGPPVKLGAIEGVVRIFGETSIPPNFNGNILNVKITYEDPATNRTENIIAVSQVMPASSSQAFLSGINNDILNEYQYYELMNKLVTQVNSNNLAEATRTLQQMNQIAEQTRRIELMETTRRLQQSIETTRRLGNVEQTKKIITSEATKKLRS is encoded by the coding sequence TTGACAATATCAGCTAGATTAGAGTTTAGTCATAAGTATTCTTTTACATCTCCAGTTAGGGGAGTTTTTAGATTAATTTTAGTTCCAGAACGAGTATCTGTTGCGACAGGTTTTCATTATATAATCTTATTAGATACCTCTGGATCTATGGCTGGAATTAAGATAGAGACGGCAAAACAAGGTGCCTTACAGTTATTAAATAAAATTCCTCCAGGAAATAAAATTACATTTATTACATTTTCTTCTACAGTAAATACTTTGATTGAATTCGCAGATACTTCTGGGTCTATAGGAGAGACTATTTCAAGTGTAACTGCTCAAGGTAACACTGTATTATATACTGCTTTGTCAACTGCTATTCAAATAGCTAAAAAGCATGAGATGCCAGGTTATATTATTTTATTAACAGATGGTAATCCAACCGATTTAACAAATACTGACGCATACGAAAAACTTCAATTCCCAGATGGGTTTAAGGTAATCTCATTTGGTATTGGTGATGATTATAATGAGCAGTTGCTCAAAATTTTAGTGGATAAAACTGGCGGTATTCTTAACCATATTCAAGATCCAATGGAAATAGCTAATTCCTTGCCTCAAGCTGCTGTTACTCAGATAGGTGCTAAAAATGTTATAGTAGAAATAAACTCACCATCACCAGTTAAATTACTAAACTATTCTGGACCACCAGTTAAATTAGGAGCTATAGAAGGAGTTGTTAGAATATTTGGTGAAACGTCTATTCCACCAAACTTTAATGGAAATATATTAAATGTAAAAATAACTTATGAAGATCCAGCAACTAATAGAACGGAAAATATAATCGCAGTAAGTCAAGTGATGCCAGCTTCTAGTTCTCAAGCATTTTTAAGCGGTATTAATAACGATATTCTTAATGAATATCAATATTATGAATTAATGAATAAATTAGTTACTCAAGTAAATTCAAATAACTTGGCTGAGGCAACGAGAACTTTGCAGCAAATGAATCAAATAGCGGAACAGACTAGAAGAATTGAATTAATGGAAACTACAAGAAGACTTCAGCAGAGTATTGAAACAACGAGAAGATTAGGGAATGTTGAACAAACTAAGAAGATTATTACCAGTGAGGCTACAAAGAAGTTAAGGTCGTAA